A section of the Paenibacillus aurantius genome encodes:
- a CDS encoding glycosyl hydrolase family 28-related protein: MLSNGKPSAEEVSNAPVVSSPPKSRITRREMLMSMGMAGAAALLYTVGSGTVHGDPDQTVTGSVYGNNGNGNGKKDNETLLTLAESDFCVAATIEEIRALTAPSADYLYMVRNPGQEGFFYYDTADTASADNIGTVLVSSSGARFKRIIGSDAYSVKWFGATGDGVTDDMQAIQKTIDTVSALGGGTVLLPRGTYIVSPSGTARIYLRNNVTISGEGSGSVIKVKDNAGDYGMVFGGLSSSPVSNVTITNLRIDQNPQNNLTCNISSSRTDSYYWQFAIALYNYENITIDNVRFDPNCGVNAITLNKITARNATITNCYFNFIMAKGDGQYDNSAIYINGRNHVVSNNIIVSAIGQKSRGGIETHCGSSVVSNNVVTGYYTGVNLQSSETSGEYSDMTVTNNSISNANQGIQLGPRLQYAIKNVTISGNTISLINSVHQRYLTTGISSAGGVAENGMFENITITGNTIEFEEEFTARPTFTEQGYGIGFLKESELRNIVISNNVIKNAPITGIRIGHSQKKNTAYNIVIQGNLIVNAGHYPANSELYRAGILLRSTVNGAKITGNLIADTYDAVKGMFSIRVNDLDGTFKDVEVTDNLITTKQGGLWFSVSPSVVTDAVKPVKYSSVFPPASGTFNQGDLLFLTNASVTSGQSPAGYKVTSTGTAGTLTGVTGSGATGQSVLTVNDSSGIKPEQWIRIQAGSQLRRVVRVSGNELRLNAALTADASGSPVSFAAPSFERFGTVGSQAALPDSTGLTVGQLEEEVNRLKQALRDYGVLSST, encoded by the coding sequence ATGTTGTCAAATGGAAAGCCATCAGCAGAAGAAGTCTCGAACGCCCCGGTTGTTTCGTCTCCTCCGAAGTCCCGCATCACCCGCAGAGAAATGCTCATGTCCATGGGGATGGCGGGAGCGGCAGCTCTCCTGTACACGGTCGGCAGCGGAACCGTCCACGGGGATCCGGATCAAACGGTGACCGGCTCGGTTTATGGCAACAATGGCAATGGAAATGGCAAAAAAGACAATGAGACTCTGCTAACGTTGGCCGAATCGGATTTCTGCGTGGCCGCCACGATTGAAGAGATTCGGGCTCTAACCGCTCCTTCCGCAGACTACCTGTATATGGTCCGAAACCCCGGACAGGAGGGCTTCTTCTATTACGACACGGCCGACACGGCTTCCGCTGACAACATTGGCACCGTGCTCGTTTCCTCCTCCGGCGCCCGCTTCAAACGGATTATCGGCAGCGACGCCTATTCGGTCAAATGGTTCGGCGCCACAGGCGACGGGGTTACCGACGACATGCAGGCGATCCAGAAGACGATTGACACGGTCTCGGCACTAGGCGGCGGAACGGTACTGCTTCCAAGGGGAACCTATATTGTTTCTCCATCGGGAACCGCACGAATTTATCTAAGAAACAACGTAACGATCTCGGGCGAGGGCAGCGGGTCCGTCATCAAGGTGAAGGACAACGCCGGGGATTATGGGATGGTATTCGGGGGGCTCTCCAGCAGCCCGGTGTCCAATGTAACCATTACGAATTTGCGGATTGACCAGAACCCACAGAACAACCTCACTTGCAACATCAGCTCCAGCAGGACCGATTCCTATTACTGGCAGTTCGCCATCGCCCTCTACAATTACGAGAACATCACCATCGACAATGTCCGCTTTGATCCGAACTGCGGGGTCAATGCCATCACCTTAAACAAAATCACCGCCCGCAACGCGACCATCACCAATTGTTATTTTAACTTCATCATGGCCAAAGGCGACGGGCAGTACGACAACTCGGCCATCTACATAAACGGACGCAATCATGTGGTCAGCAATAACATTATCGTCTCGGCCATCGGACAGAAAAGCCGGGGAGGCATCGAAACCCACTGCGGCTCCAGCGTTGTATCGAACAATGTGGTGACCGGTTATTATACCGGCGTTAATCTTCAATCAAGTGAAACCAGCGGCGAATATTCGGACATGACGGTCACGAACAACTCCATCAGCAACGCGAACCAAGGGATTCAGCTCGGTCCCCGCCTCCAGTACGCCATCAAGAATGTAACCATCAGCGGCAATACGATCTCTCTCATTAACTCGGTTCACCAGCGGTATTTGACAACCGGGATCTCCAGTGCCGGAGGGGTTGCCGAGAATGGGATGTTTGAGAATATCACCATCACGGGCAACACGATCGAATTCGAGGAAGAGTTTACCGCCAGACCGACCTTTACGGAGCAGGGGTACGGCATTGGCTTCCTGAAGGAATCCGAGCTCCGGAATATCGTCATCAGCAATAATGTGATCAAGAATGCGCCCATTACCGGCATCCGGATCGGCCACTCCCAGAAGAAAAATACGGCCTACAACATCGTGATTCAAGGAAATTTGATCGTGAACGCCGGCCATTATCCGGCCAACAGCGAACTGTACCGTGCCGGCATCCTTCTTCGTTCCACCGTTAACGGCGCTAAGATTACAGGTAACCTGATTGCGGATACGTATGATGCCGTCAAAGGCATGTTCTCGATCCGGGTGAATGATCTTGACGGAACCTTCAAGGATGTAGAGGTCACGGATAATCTGATTACCACCAAGCAGGGAGGCCTCTGGTTCAGTGTCAGCCCATCCGTCGTCACGGATGCCGTCAAACCGGTGAAATATTCTTCCGTCTTCCCTCCGGCATCCGGAACTTTCAACCAGGGCGACCTGCTCTTCCTGACCAATGCTTCGGTCACGTCGGGGCAGAGCCCGGCCGGCTACAAGGTGACGTCCACCGGAACGGCAGGGACGCTCACCGGGGTGACGGGAAGCGGCGCCACCGGGCAGTCCGTGCTGACCGTGAACGATTCCAGCGGCATTAAGCCGGAGCAGTGGATCCGCATTCAAGCCGGCAGCCAGCTGCGCCGTGTCGTTCGGGTATCCGGTAACGAGCTTCGGTTGAATGCGGCGCTTACGGCAGACGCCTCCGGAAGCCCGGTTTCCTTCGCAGCACCGTCCTTTGAACGCTTCGGCACCGTCGGCAGTCAGGCCGCCCTTCCGGATTCAACAGGCCTGACGGTCGGCCAGCTGGAGGAGGAAGTCAACCGGCTCAAGCAGGCGCTTCGGGATTACGGCGTCTTGAGCTCCACTTAG
- a CDS encoding glycosyl hydrolase family 28-related protein codes for MSKKVSRRKLLAGMGAAGAAWAAARLLPGTASASVSNQVYGNGSLQEAQLTASGDCCACTTMAELRSNAAPAAYSLYYVTDKGREGHFVYDSSDTTSPDNNGTVLVSTAVTPQARFRRIQETESTNVKWFGAKGDGTGDDTAAIQASIDAVNAAGGGTVFFPSGTYIVNPRRTSSTYSALTLKSKVSLLGEGPASTLKVIDNPGNYFAVLTSSSSSVLQDVRISRLRIDQNPSNNPTSNIDTANPPPGGNYYQFAVISYNYENVVIEDVRFDPCCGVNAVSFNNVACRGGTVSQCYFRFVRAAGSPTYDNTSIYINGWNHTVVGNQFYSDVTTAKALGAIETHTGQSTIANNVTEGFSTGLNLQASSQTMSNCDMTVTGNTFSQANQGIQLWALGTYPIKNVTISGNTIRVDGAAHNRSTTAGICSAGSSSDTGNFENITITGNTIVFKEETVYRSNLFESSAFGIGLTKPVAMSNIMISNNVIVNAPITGIHMGCPLSGKISTLTNVGITGNVIVNAGHYPGVAESYRAGILLRNIVSNAYVTDNSIIDTYPESKLLYSIKLNDSEGTYSEVEVKDNFIRANQGGLWLDLSPSVTRREGETFLKLSASNPPSSGSYNPGDVIFCQAAAAASGAPAAYLCTKGGTYGSLSGITATGSAASRKLTVSSSASLKIGQWISIPTSAGINERQIVRIGGTEVRLDANLSGSVSGGTLSYFAPALKPFGSYL; via the coding sequence ATGAGCAAGAAGGTATCCCGCCGGAAGCTGCTGGCCGGCATGGGGGCGGCGGGGGCGGCCTGGGCGGCGGCAAGGCTGCTGCCGGGCACGGCATCGGCCTCCGTATCCAATCAGGTATACGGTAACGGCTCACTTCAAGAGGCCCAGTTGACCGCTTCGGGCGATTGCTGCGCCTGCACCACCATGGCCGAGCTCCGGTCGAATGCCGCTCCGGCAGCCTACAGCCTATACTATGTGACGGACAAAGGAAGGGAGGGACATTTTGTCTACGATTCTTCGGACACCACATCACCCGACAACAACGGGACGGTGCTGGTCTCCACCGCCGTCACCCCGCAGGCAAGGTTCCGTAGAATCCAGGAAACCGAATCTACCAACGTCAAATGGTTTGGCGCCAAAGGTGACGGGACGGGCGACGACACGGCGGCCATCCAGGCTTCCATTGATGCGGTAAATGCCGCAGGGGGTGGAACGGTCTTTTTTCCATCCGGCACCTATATCGTGAACCCGCGCCGAACCTCCTCCACGTACTCGGCCCTTACGCTTAAGAGCAAGGTGAGCTTGTTAGGCGAAGGTCCGGCCTCCACTCTTAAGGTCATCGACAATCCCGGAAATTACTTTGCCGTTCTTACCTCCAGCTCTTCCTCCGTGCTTCAGGACGTTCGCATTAGCCGCCTGAGGATCGACCAGAATCCTTCGAACAACCCGACCTCCAACATCGATACCGCCAATCCTCCGCCAGGCGGCAACTATTATCAATTTGCCGTCATCAGCTACAACTATGAGAACGTTGTAATCGAGGACGTCCGATTCGACCCGTGCTGCGGGGTGAATGCCGTATCGTTTAATAACGTGGCCTGCCGGGGCGGGACGGTAAGCCAATGCTATTTTCGTTTTGTAAGGGCGGCCGGCTCTCCCACCTATGACAACACGTCGATCTACATCAACGGCTGGAACCATACGGTCGTGGGCAACCAGTTTTACTCGGACGTGACAACGGCCAAGGCGCTTGGCGCGATTGAGACCCACACCGGCCAGAGCACCATCGCCAATAACGTAACCGAGGGCTTCAGCACCGGCTTGAATCTCCAGGCCAGCTCCCAGACGATGTCCAACTGTGACATGACGGTTACGGGGAATACCTTCAGCCAAGCGAACCAGGGCATTCAGCTGTGGGCGCTCGGCACCTATCCGATCAAGAATGTGACCATTTCGGGCAATACGATCCGGGTGGATGGAGCCGCCCATAACCGGTCGACCACGGCGGGGATCTGCTCGGCGGGAAGCTCGAGCGATACAGGGAACTTCGAGAATATTACGATTACCGGCAACACCATTGTTTTCAAGGAAGAGACCGTCTATCGTTCCAACCTGTTTGAATCCTCGGCTTTCGGAATCGGCCTTACGAAGCCGGTAGCCATGTCCAATATCATGATCTCCAACAACGTCATCGTTAACGCTCCGATCACCGGGATTCATATGGGCTGCCCCCTATCGGGCAAGATCAGTACTTTGACGAATGTGGGGATAACCGGAAATGTCATCGTGAATGCGGGCCATTACCCGGGAGTCGCGGAATCTTACCGAGCCGGTATTCTGCTGCGCAATATCGTCTCGAATGCTTATGTGACGGATAACAGCATCATCGATACGTATCCGGAATCGAAGCTGCTGTATTCCATCAAGCTCAACGATTCGGAAGGAACCTACTCCGAGGTGGAGGTTAAGGACAATTTTATCCGGGCGAACCAGGGAGGCCTGTGGCTCGATTTAAGCCCATCCGTCACGCGCAGGGAGGGGGAGACGTTCCTGAAGCTATCCGCTTCGAATCCTCCTTCCAGCGGCTCTTACAATCCGGGGGATGTCATCTTCTGCCAAGCCGCTGCTGCGGCATCCGGAGCCCCGGCCGCCTATTTGTGCACGAAAGGCGGCACGTACGGAAGCTTATCCGGCATTACGGCGACGGGATCAGCCGCTTCCCGCAAGCTAACGGTAAGCAGCAGCGCTTCGCTTAAGATAGGGCAGTGGATCAGCATTCCTACCTCGGCGGGTATTAACGAGAGGCAGATTGTGAGAATCGGGGGAACGGAGGTCCGGCTGGACGCCAACCTGTCAGGCAGCGTTTCGGGCGGCACCCTGAGCTATTTCGCCCCTGCTCTAAAGCCGTTTGGTTCCTACCTTTAG
- a CDS encoding sugar phosphate isomerase/epimerase family protein, protein MDIGIVTIMRKGVNSMEKVSAFGLKVCQLIGWNPEFCTEEMAEKIIQDSREHGIRIGAMWGWGAGPGKFNFTEGPVTLGLVPEAYREERVQTLKNWADFAQRIGAPALVTHCGFIPENATDPGYPGVVEAIRDVAGYCRSKGLGFWFETGQETPVVLLRTIERVGEENLGINLDPANLILYGKGNPIDALDVIGPYVRCVHVKDGLYPTNGDELGKEVLTGTGRVRFPEFLKKLRSMGYDGDLIIEREITGEQQERDIRTTIDNLHRWLA, encoded by the coding sequence ATGGATATTGGTATCGTCACCATTATGAGAAAAGGCGTAAACAGCATGGAAAAGGTGAGCGCATTCGGACTGAAGGTTTGCCAGCTGATCGGCTGGAATCCCGAGTTCTGTACGGAAGAGATGGCCGAGAAGATCATTCAGGACTCCCGGGAACACGGCATACGCATCGGAGCGATGTGGGGCTGGGGGGCCGGTCCGGGCAAATTCAATTTTACGGAAGGTCCGGTTACGCTGGGACTGGTTCCGGAGGCATACCGGGAGGAACGGGTGCAGACCCTCAAGAACTGGGCGGACTTTGCCCAACGGATCGGAGCGCCCGCTCTCGTCACCCACTGCGGTTTTATCCCCGAGAATGCAACCGATCCCGGCTACCCGGGAGTCGTGGAAGCCATTCGGGATGTGGCCGGCTACTGCCGCTCGAAGGGGCTTGGCTTCTGGTTCGAGACGGGACAGGAAACGCCGGTCGTGCTGCTTCGGACCATCGAGAGGGTCGGGGAGGAGAATCTGGGGATTAATCTGGATCCCGCCAACCTGATTCTGTATGGCAAAGGAAATCCTATCGATGCCTTGGATGTGATCGGTCCGTACGTGCGCTGTGTTCATGTGAAGGATGGGCTGTATCCGACGAATGGAGACGAGCTCGGGAAAGAGGTTCTTACCGGAACGGGAAGAGTCCGTTTCCCTGAGTTTCTGAAGAAGCTGCGTTCCATGGGCTACGATGGGGACTTGATCATCGAAAGGGAAATTACCGGGGAGCAGCAGGAGCGGGATATCCGAACCACCATCGATAATCTTCACCGCTGGCTGGCCTAA
- the tatC gene encoding twin-arginine translocase subunit TatC, whose product MEQKEEHLHVHLEELRRRIIRVLLVFVVSAAGGFFYVKPMYAWLVRDLDGKLTILGPTDILWAYFMIAGSFAVAFTIPYAACQLWMFVKPALSVTERRAALLFIPALAVLFLIGVSFGYFVLFPIMLAFMKSVAEDTVLTMYTVESYFRFLINMTLPFGLLFEMPAVVMFLTSIGILNPVRLAKARKLAYFVLTVLSISITPPDFLSDILVTVPLLLLYEFSISLSKRVYNRKLRRAQEEEETGLPAAG is encoded by the coding sequence GTGGAGCAAAAGGAAGAGCATCTTCACGTTCATCTGGAGGAATTGCGCAGACGGATTATCCGGGTTCTGCTGGTTTTTGTGGTCTCGGCCGCCGGGGGGTTCTTCTACGTCAAACCAATGTATGCCTGGCTTGTCCGCGATCTGGATGGGAAGCTGACCATTCTCGGGCCGACGGACATCCTATGGGCCTATTTCATGATTGCCGGAAGCTTCGCGGTAGCTTTTACGATTCCCTATGCCGCCTGCCAGCTCTGGATGTTCGTCAAGCCTGCTCTTTCCGTAACGGAGCGCAGGGCTGCACTGCTCTTTATTCCGGCTTTGGCCGTGCTCTTTCTGATCGGGGTTTCCTTCGGGTATTTCGTGCTGTTTCCGATCATGCTCGCCTTTATGAAGTCGGTTGCCGAAGACACGGTTCTGACCATGTATACGGTCGAAAGCTATTTTCGGTTCCTGATCAACATGACGCTCCCTTTCGGCCTTCTGTTCGAAATGCCCGCGGTGGTCATGTTCCTGACGAGTATCGGCATTCTGAATCCGGTGCGGCTGGCCAAGGCAAGAAAGTTGGCCTATTTCGTTCTGACGGTCCTGTCCATCTCTATCACGCCGCCTGATTTTCTTTCCGATATTCTGGTAACGGTTCCCCTGCTCCTGCTCTATGAGTTCAGCATCAGCCTGTCCAAGAGGGTGTATAACCGGAAGCTGAGAAGGGCTCAGGAAGAGGAGGAAACCGGACTGCCTGCTGCGGGATGA
- the tatA gene encoding twin-arginine translocase TatA/TatE family subunit — protein sequence MPFSNIGIPGLLLILVIALIVFGPSKLPELGRAFGRTLSEFKSATRGLMAGDGEAETKSEKTKEIH from the coding sequence ATGCCATTTTCCAACATTGGAATACCCGGCTTGCTGCTGATTCTGGTCATTGCCCTTATCGTGTTTGGCCCATCCAAGCTTCCTGAGCTCGGCCGAGCCTTCGGAAGAACGTTAAGCGAATTCAAAAGCGCCACCCGCGGTCTGATGGCCGGTGACGGGGAAGCAGAGACCAAGAGCGAAAAGACGAAGGAAATTCACTAA
- a CDS encoding ROK family transcriptional regulator: protein MNKGTAVLRQQNEKKALRLLRTAGSLSRQEMAERLGLSKNTVSVIVQKWIGSGIIREGAPEDAGGVGRPRIPLQLVPGCFQAVGLVVGMSSIRYTVTDYGSLVLEENRRSVQGLSPEDYIEELVALCRELLERYPNVIGIGVAVPALLDPLTGRVLSSSHLEWKNIPLKERMDSQLPVPVLVLNNVKASAMAPVQATRLESGKSSFYMRIGEGVGGAILLNGGLYYGESWTAGEVGHLCVDREGPRCSCGRKGCLEALVCIPRVLEQLGHEGREWSDALGDGTMVAEGRFNRTLAEAGGHVGFALSQVVNLLNPHSVTIDSPYGRYPAFCDAVRKGFEDQALTVPASQTGFTFTHLPNASGTGAAYAVILEYEKE, encoded by the coding sequence ATGAACAAAGGGACGGCTGTGCTAAGACAACAGAATGAAAAAAAGGCGCTGCGCCTTCTAAGGACAGCCGGAAGCCTATCCCGGCAGGAAATGGCCGAACGGCTCGGCCTGAGCAAAAATACGGTCTCCGTTATCGTCCAGAAGTGGATCGGCAGCGGAATCATCCGCGAGGGGGCTCCCGAGGATGCCGGCGGAGTGGGCCGCCCCCGAATTCCCCTTCAGCTTGTGCCCGGATGCTTCCAAGCGGTGGGCCTCGTGGTAGGCATGTCCTCGATCCGCTACACCGTGACGGACTACGGTTCCCTGGTTCTGGAGGAAAACCGGCGGTCCGTACAAGGCCTCTCCCCCGAAGATTACATAGAAGAGCTCGTCGCCCTTTGCCGTGAGCTGCTGGAACGTTATCCGAATGTGATCGGGATCGGGGTGGCCGTTCCCGCCCTACTGGACCCGCTGACAGGACGGGTGCTGTCCTCCTCTCATCTGGAGTGGAAGAATATCCCCTTGAAGGAGAGAATGGACAGCCAATTGCCCGTCCCCGTTCTCGTGCTTAACAACGTCAAGGCGTCCGCTATGGCGCCCGTTCAAGCCACCCGGCTCGAAAGCGGGAAAAGCTCCTTCTATATGCGCATCGGAGAAGGTGTCGGCGGAGCCATTTTGCTGAACGGAGGCCTCTATTATGGGGAAAGCTGGACGGCCGGCGAGGTGGGGCATCTGTGCGTGGACCGCGAGGGACCCCGCTGCTCCTGCGGACGCAAAGGGTGTCTGGAAGCGCTGGTCTGCATTCCCCGCGTGCTGGAGCAATTGGGGCACGAAGGCCGCGAATGGAGCGATGCGCTCGGAGACGGTACGATGGTGGCGGAGGGACGCTTCAATCGTACCCTGGCCGAAGCGGGGGGCCATGTCGGTTTTGCCCTCTCTCAAGTCGTCAATCTGCTCAATCCCCATTCGGTAACGATTGATTCCCCTTATGGGCGTTACCCGGCTTTCTGCGACGCCGTAAGGAAAGGCTTCGAGGATCAAGCCTTAACCGTCCCCGCTTCCCAAACCGGGTTTACCTTCACCCATCTTCCTAACGCTTCCGGCACTGGAGCCGCCTATGCCGTCATTCTGGAGTACGAGAAAGAATAA
- a CDS encoding glucosamine-6-phosphate deaminase — MFENSAPLKEDKVDQLAVKVYASRKALGRDAAREAVSEIKSLLERQERIRMIFAAAPSQNEFLESLRTAEGIDWKRITVFHMDEYIGLPSDAPQRFGTFLCHGLFDHVKPGTVNLIDSSNELKEECSRYASLLQEAPIDIVCLGIGENGHLAFNDPPVADFKDKALVKSVELDLVCRQQQVNDGCFPNLEAVPTHAVTLTIPALLSGGRLFCMVPGPTKAAAVKRTLNGDISTECPSTILRNHPACTLYVDTDSYGEA; from the coding sequence ATGTTCGAAAATTCCGCCCCCCTTAAAGAAGACAAGGTAGATCAGCTTGCCGTCAAAGTGTACGCCAGCCGCAAAGCCCTGGGCCGGGATGCCGCCCGCGAAGCTGTCTCGGAAATCAAGTCCCTTCTGGAGCGCCAGGAGCGAATTCGCATGATCTTTGCCGCGGCTCCTTCCCAGAATGAATTCCTCGAAAGCCTCCGGACGGCCGAAGGAATCGACTGGAAGCGCATTACCGTTTTCCATATGGACGAATACATCGGGCTTCCCTCGGATGCCCCCCAACGGTTCGGAACCTTTCTCTGTCACGGCTTGTTCGATCATGTCAAGCCGGGCACCGTTAACCTGATCGACAGCTCGAACGAGCTCAAGGAGGAATGCAGCCGCTACGCGTCTCTCCTGCAGGAAGCGCCGATAGACATCGTGTGCCTGGGCATAGGAGAGAACGGCCACCTGGCCTTTAATGATCCTCCGGTGGCGGATTTCAAGGACAAGGCCCTGGTCAAAAGCGTCGAGCTCGATCTGGTTTGCCGCCAGCAGCAGGTGAACGACGGCTGCTTCCCGAATTTGGAGGCCGTCCCCACTCACGCGGTCACCTTGACCATCCCCGCCCTTCTGTCTGGGGGAAGGCTGTTCTGCATGGTGCCGGGACCGACCAAAGCAGCTGCCGTCAAACGCACCCTTAACGGTGACATTTCCACCGAATGCCCTTCAACCATTCTGCGCAACCACCCGGCCTGTACGCTGTACGTGGACACCGACTCTTACGGGGAGGCTTAA
- a CDS encoding N-acetylglucosamine-6-phosphate deacetylase, with translation MTTQESSSQVVHGLHYATGDAVAVRITDGAITSVSPLQAGEETAGRGKLPWIGPGLVDLQINGFRGKDFNTLPLSSDTVCEVTREVWQEGVTSYFPTVITNGDEAIAQAVRSIAEACRKDPVTAAGIGGIHLEGPFLSPEDGPRGAHDRRFTKAPDWDLFQSWQEAADGKIRIVTLSPEWPGTSAFVEQCAKSGVIVSIGHTAAEPAQIREAVSAGATLSTHFGNGAHLTLPRHPNYLWEQLAEDGLSTCVIADGFHLPSSVLKVVLRTKGRQAMLVSDAVHFSGMEPGDYVSHIGGQVTLTEEGRLHLTGNAKILAGSAQMLPWGISHLVKEELATLADAWEMASIRPAAFVGQPASQGMTAGAPADLVLMDQKDGRFQVQTVYKNGLKVWG, from the coding sequence ATGACGACACAAGAGTCCTCCAGCCAAGTCGTTCACGGGCTTCACTACGCCACGGGCGATGCGGTGGCCGTCCGGATAACGGACGGAGCCATCACTTCCGTCTCTCCCTTGCAAGCCGGAGAGGAGACAGCCGGCCGCGGCAAGCTGCCTTGGATCGGCCCCGGCTTGGTCGACCTGCAAATCAACGGCTTCCGCGGCAAAGACTTCAATACCCTCCCTCTCTCTTCCGACACAGTATGCGAGGTTACGCGAGAGGTATGGCAGGAAGGCGTCACCTCCTACTTCCCTACGGTCATCACGAACGGAGATGAAGCCATCGCACAGGCCGTACGCTCCATTGCGGAAGCCTGCAGGAAGGATCCCGTTACGGCGGCGGGGATCGGGGGCATTCATCTGGAAGGTCCTTTTCTCTCCCCGGAGGACGGCCCACGCGGCGCGCATGACAGGCGATTCACGAAGGCGCCGGATTGGGACCTGTTCCAGTCCTGGCAGGAAGCGGCCGACGGCAAGATCCGCATCGTGACCCTGTCGCCGGAATGGCCCGGGACGTCAGCCTTTGTTGAGCAATGTGCGAAGAGCGGAGTGATCGTCTCGATCGGCCACACCGCAGCGGAGCCGGCCCAGATCCGGGAAGCGGTGAGCGCAGGGGCTACGCTCTCGACTCATTTTGGCAACGGTGCTCATCTCACCCTGCCCCGCCATCCGAATTACTTGTGGGAGCAGCTGGCCGAAGACGGCCTGTCCACCTGCGTGATCGCGGACGGCTTCCATCTCCCCTCTTCTGTGCTGAAGGTGGTGCTGCGTACCAAAGGACGCCAAGCCATGCTCGTGAGCGACGCGGTTCACTTCAGCGGAATGGAGCCGGGGGATTATGTCAGTCATATCGGCGGCCAAGTTACGTTGACGGAAGAAGGCCGACTGCATCTGACGGGGAATGCCAAGATTCTGGCCGGTTCCGCCCAGATGCTGCCGTGGGGAATCTCCCACCTGGTGAAGGAGGAGCTGGCCACGCTGGCCGATGCTTGGGAGATGGCCTCCATCCGGCCCGCCGCTTTTGTAGGACAGCCGGCTTCTCAAGGCATGACGGCCGGAGCGCCGGCGGATCTGGTGTTGATGGATCAGAAGGACGGCCGTTTTCAGGTCCAAACCGTGTACAAGAACGGCCTGAAGGTTTGGGGATAG
- a CDS encoding DUF6376 family protein: MKRNAGILLVFLSALLLGACSLLDTANQTLDYANQATGHLTRLSDFAQEAPQQIKEAATNPDAKKELENRLNSMKQDIERFNGLEAPAAAKELHQQLVAKNEVLLGQINDVVDNGHLALDKLQNSQIIQTIQDAAGLIDRIQNLGL; this comes from the coding sequence ATGAAACGGAACGCCGGCATTCTGCTCGTCTTTCTGTCCGCCCTCCTGCTCGGCGCCTGCTCCCTGTTGGATACAGCCAATCAGACCTTGGACTATGCCAATCAGGCAACCGGCCACTTGACCCGACTAAGCGATTTTGCACAGGAAGCCCCCCAGCAAATCAAAGAGGCGGCCACGAATCCGGACGCCAAGAAGGAGCTGGAGAACCGGCTCAACAGCATGAAACAGGACATCGAGCGGTTCAACGGGCTGGAAGCCCCCGCCGCGGCGAAGGAGCTTCACCAGCAGCTCGTCGCCAAGAACGAGGTCCTGCTCGGGCAAATAAATGACGTGGTGGATAACGGCCATCTCGCGCTCGACAAGCTGCAAAATTCCCAGATCATCCAAACGATCCAGGACGCCGCCGGGTTAATCGACCGAATTCAAAACCTTGGCTTGTAA
- a CDS encoding GIY-YIG nuclease family protein → MDKAKRKELIEEFKQIKTYMGVIQITNRTNGKRYLAAFPNLKNKWETIRAQLDMGRHMNSGLQRDWKEFGPEAFHYEILERKEAEEITDIKWEMKQILKPWMAKLQPYGERGYHKEPEDEAK, encoded by the coding sequence ATGGATAAAGCCAAGCGCAAAGAGCTGATCGAGGAATTCAAGCAGATCAAGACCTACATGGGGGTTATCCAAATAACCAACCGGACGAACGGCAAGAGATACCTTGCCGCCTTTCCGAACTTGAAGAACAAGTGGGAGACGATCCGGGCTCAGCTGGATATGGGCCGGCACATGAACTCAGGTCTCCAAAGAGATTGGAAGGAGTTTGGCCCGGAGGCTTTCCATTACGAGATTCTGGAACGCAAGGAAGCCGAGGAAATCACGGATATTAAGTGGGAGATGAAGCAGATTCTGAAGCCGTGGATGGCGAAGCTGCAGCCATACGGGGAACGGGGCTATCATAAGGAGCCGGAGGATGAGGCGAAGTAA
- a CDS encoding DUF6530 family protein: protein MNIPTTLKHKPVIVSDNYEKVDGRLANHTDAKGLSLGLAQWNDRGKLDISAKVWRYTGEKWSRQSEELPLHRVLDLSILICRAMEHFREAYRFEHLYDPEEPVLDRIGLQGDAMTVSVCTNNERIQEDIRLFSQALAEDDELIGERLRTLSRLLKEMGY from the coding sequence ATGAACATTCCAACGACACTTAAGCACAAACCTGTCATCGTCTCCGACAATTATGAGAAGGTGGACGGAAGACTCGCCAACCATACCGATGCCAAGGGACTTTCCCTGGGTCTGGCCCAGTGGAACGACAGAGGCAAGCTTGACATTTCCGCCAAGGTTTGGCGGTACACCGGGGAGAAGTGGTCCCGGCAATCCGAGGAACTGCCGCTGCACCGGGTGCTGGATCTGTCCATTCTCATCTGCCGGGCTATGGAGCATTTTCGGGAAGCCTACCGCTTCGAGCATCTTTATGATCCCGAAGAGCCGGTCCTTGACCGGATAGGTCTGCAGGGAGATGCCATGACGGTTTCCGTGTGCACGAACAACGAGCGGATACAAGAGGATATCCGGCTGTTCAGCCAAGCTTTGGCAGAGGACGATGAATTAATCGGGGAGCGGCTGCGCACGCTGTCCCGCTTGCTGAAGGAGATGGGGTATTGA